The nucleotide sequence GATGAGCGAACCCGACACCAACGAGGTCGAGAAGCGCTTAGAGGAACTCGACTTCATGGTGGTCCAGGACATCTACAAGACCGAAACCGCCGAGTACGCCGACGTGATCCTGCCCGCCACCTCGTGGGCGGAGCGCGACGGCACCGTCGTCAACACGGACCGCCGTACCCAGCGGATGCGCGGCGTCGACAAGGTCCACCCGAACACGAAAGACGACCTCGAGATCCTGTGTGACGTGGGCAACCGCCTGTTCGGCGACGGCTCCTTCGAGTTCGAGGGGCCCGAGGAAGTGTTCGAGGAACTCCGTCAGGTCGCGCCCATCTTCCACGGGATGACCTACGACCGCCTGGGCGAGGAGGGCATCCACTGGCCCTGCTACGAACCCGGCGACGAAGGTGACGACTACCTCTACGGGGACGGCTTCACGACCGAGAGCGGGCGCGGACGGATCGAGGGCGTCCGCCACCAGCCGCCCAAGGAGGTGCCCGACGAGGAGTACCCGCTGATCCTCACCACCGGCCGGATCATCGAACATTACAACACGGGGACGATGAGCCGTCGGTCCGACACGCTCAACCGCGTCGAACCGGAGAACTTCGTCGACGTCCACCCGAACGACGCCGAGGAGTACGGGATCGAGGACGGCGACTACGTGACGCTCAAATCCCGGCGCGGCGAGATCGAAGTCGAGGCCCGCGTCACCGACGACATCAAGGAGGGCACGGTCTGGACCACGCCCCACTTCGCCGACGCGGCGGGCAACCGCCTCACCAACGACGTGCTCGACGAGCGCGCGAAGATTCCCGAGTACAAGGCCGCTGCCGCGGAGATCGAAGTCACCGTCGAACCGGACGCGTCCGACGCGCCGGCCGACGACTAACGCTCCCCGAGGTCCTCGATCAGCCGGACGTCACAGTCCAGGCAGGTCGCCATCAGGACCCGTTCGGACTCCGTACAGCAGGTTTCGACCGTCTCGGTCTCCTCCTCGTCGAGGTCACCGCCACAGCGCGGACAGTAGGTCAGAAGCTTCCGGAGGTCACGGAGCGTCGCGACCCGTTCGTCGGGGGAGAGGGCCTCCCACGCCTCGCCGCCACGCGCGTCGAGGACGGCCGCGGCCGCGGCGTCGGCGAGGAGCGCCGACTCCGAGAGCCACCGTCTGAGGCCGCCGTCGACGACGTAGGCCACGTCGCCCGACACGCTCGATGCCGTCTCGACGCCGAGCACCGTCGCCACGTCATCGTCCGAGACGCCCGCGTCGCGCATCCGCTCGATCCGGTCGTCCCACGCGTCGGCGAAGGAGTCGATCAGGCGCCCGCCCTCGGCCGTCGCGCGGACGGCCACGCCCTCGACTGGCACGAGCGTCTCGCGGAGTTCGAGCTCCTTCCCGAACAGTTCGAGCAGCCACGGCGGGAAATAGCGCATCGTCAGCGTGGGCGTGCCGGGGACGAGGTATCCCCGGAAGTAGACGGCCCCGAGGCCGACGAGGAGAACGGCGAGGCCGGCGGGCGGACCGAGCGGAACGGTCGCGGCCGCGGCGGCCACGACCGTGAGACACACGTTCACGACGGTACACGGGAGACACCGGTTCTCACCCGTATACTCCGGACGGCGTAGCCGGTCTCCGACCGAGCGAATACTCATCACTCCCCGTTGGCGGTACGTCTCGAAAAAAGCTACGTGCGAAGTCGACTACTCGTCGCTACTGCGCCGGAGTGCGCCGTACGCGCCCGCGCCGATGGCGGTCAGGGCCGCACCGACGCCGAAGCCGGGGCCGCCGCCGGAGGTTTCTTCGCCGTCACCGCCGTCTCCACCGTCGCCGCCGTCTCCACCGTCGCCACCGTCTCCACCGTCGCCGCCGTCGCCGCCGTCCATGTCGCCGCCGTCTCCACCGTCGCTACCGCCGTCACCGCCGTCCATATCGCCGCCGTCGCCGCCGTCGCTACCGCCGTCGCCGCCGTCCATGTCGCCACCGCCGGCGACGTCGAACTCGCCGCCCTCGCCCATGTGTTCCTCACAGAAGTACTCCGCGAGGTTGGATCGGGCCTGGAACTGGATCGTTCGGCTCTGTCCCGTCTCGAACACGTACTCGCCCCGGCGCACGACGCCGTCGGAGGTCGTGACCACGAGGTTGTGTCGCGCGGGCAGCCCCTCGCTCTCGGGGTTGTAGCTGTTCGTCCACTGGATGGCGTAGTTCTGGCCCGCCTCCACTTCCAGCGTCGGGTTGGCCTCGCCCTCGATGCCGGAGGGAGCACGGCCGACGAACCCTTCCTGGGTCAGTTCGAGTTCGAAGGTCTCTGACTGAGCCGTTGCCGAACCCACGGCACCGGCTAATCCCGCCGTCGTTGCTGCAGCGCCGATCAGGAACGTTCTTCGCGTCGCCATATCCGTCCCGTGTATCCCACATCAAATAAAATTACGGGATATTAACCGTGAGTTTCAGGTTCACAGTAGCTAAATCCGGCGCCTCAGGCCGTGAAAAAACGGAGAAGTCGGTCGGTGTCGCTACTCGCTGAGGCCGAAGACGGCGACGGTGGAGCCACGGCGACCGCCGTGGAGCCAGCCGGAGCCGCCGACCTGGACCGCGACGTACTGCTTGCCCTCGCCGGGGTCGTACCAGCTGGACAGCGACGAGCAGATCGGCGCGCCGAGTTGGAACTGCCAGAGCCGGTCGCCGTTCTCGCCGTCGTAGGCGATGATGTTGCCGTTCTGGGTGCCGGTGAACGTCAGGCCGGTCGCGGTCGTGATGGAGCCACCCCAGAGGTAGTCGCTCGTGGTGTCCGAGGAGATCCAGTCACGCCAGACGCGCTCGCCGGTCGCCGGATCGACGGCGACGACGGCGCTCAGGTTGCCGTTCCAGTCGTCCGGCTCGTCGACGTCGGGCCAGTCGTTGAGGCCGCCGCCCCAGTAGGTCTGCCCCGCCTCGTACTGGGCCTCTT is from Haloplanus salinarum and encodes:
- a CDS encoding PGF-CTERM sorting domain-containing protein, encoding MATRRTFLIGAAATTAGLAGAVGSATAQSETFELELTQEGFVGRAPSGIEGEANPTLEVEAGQNYAIQWTNSYNPESEGLPARHNLVVTTSDGVVRRGEYVFETGQSRTIQFQARSNLAEYFCEEHMGEGGEFDVAGGGDMDGGDGGSDGGDGGDMDGGDGGSDGGDGGDMDGGDGGDGGDGGDGGDGGDGGDGGDGEETSGGGPGFGVGAALTAIGAGAYGALRRSSDE